One Prunus dulcis unplaced genomic scaffold, ALMONDv2, whole genome shotgun sequence genomic window carries:
- the LOC117612528 gene encoding dual specificity protein phosphatase 12-like yields MPYLVRENLFLGNIRDATEVIRNGSKEITHILCAIPTKEIKVYDAGSVGGSASVGDGSISFRAGKDLKLERMGVPLRDRHDENLLDYLDACVDFIDKGRKKGSVLVHCFAGVSRSASIITAYLMRTEHLSQEDALGSLRQSCEFVCPNDGFLHQLKMYEEMGFKVDRASPIYKSFRLKVLGESYHRGDKTDNSKFGADPGLPNEIASGVKTGQNGGKTGTPAFRCKKCRRIVALQDDVVDHIPGEGEKSFEWRKRKSSNLSRKSSNLSEDSECSSIFVEPQRWMTAVDEGALEGKGKLSCAHCEARLGYFNWSGSQCSCGSWITPAFQLHRSRVDVSTV; encoded by the exons ATGCCGTATCTTGTTCGTGAGAATCTATTCCTCGGCAACATCCGCGACGCGACAGAGGTTATCCGAAATGGCAGCAAAGAGATCACACATATTCTCTGTGCAATTCCCACAAAGGAAATCAAGGTCTATGATGCCGGGTCTGTTGGTGGGTCAGCTTCTGTTGGTGATGGGTCGATAAGCTTTCGTGCAGGCAAGGATTTGAAGCTGGAGAGGATGGGGGTTCCGCTAAGAGATAGGCACGATGAGAATTTATTGGATTATTTGGATGCGTGTGTGGATTTTATTGATAAGGGTAGAAAAAAGGGTTCTGTTTTGGTGCATTGCTTTGCTGGTGTTTCCAGAAG TGCATCTATCATTACAGCATATCTGATGAGAACAGAGCATTTATCACAAGAAG ATGCACTAGGATCCCTGAGGCAAAGCTGTGAATTTGTTTGCCCCAATGATGGTTTTCTACATCAG CTCAAAATGTACGAGGAAATGGGCTTCAAGGTTGATCGTGCCAGCCCCATATATAAGTCTTTTCGCTTGAAAGTTTTGG GTGAATCTTATCATCGTGGGGATAAAACAGACAATTCTAAATTTGGGGCAGATCCTGGGTTGCCTAATGAAATTGCCTCTGGAGTAAAAACAGGTCAAAATGGAGGAAAAACTGGTACACCAGCATTCCGCTGCAAGAAATGCCGAAGAATTGTTGCATTGCAGGACGATGTTGTGGATCACATTCCAGGCGAGGGTGAGAAATCGTTTGAGTGGCGAAAGCGAAAAAGTAGCAACTTGTCGCGAAAAAGTAGCAACTTGTCTGAGGATTCTGAATGTTCATCCATTTTTGTTGAGCCTCAAAGGTGGATGACAGCAG TTGATGAAGGAGCACTGGAGGGCAAGGGCAAGTTGTCATGTGCACATTGTGAAGCTCGCTTGGGTTACTTCAATTGGTCAGGCAGCCAATGCAGTTGCGGGAGTTGGATCACTCCTGCCTTCCAGCTTCATAGAAGCCGTGTGGACGTCAGCACTGTCTAA